Proteins from a genomic interval of Clostridium sp. AN503:
- a CDS encoding electron transfer flavoprotein subunit beta/FixA family protein, with protein MKIVVCVKQVPDTTEIKIDPVKNTLIRTGVPSILNPFDRNAVETALQLKDNYGGTVTVISMGPPQAKAVLREALAMGADDAYLITDRAFGGSDTYATSYILSSAIRHLGGFDVVLGGKQAIDGDTGQTAPSIAEHLGLTRLTYILDMEVKGDSVIARRQVEEGVEVIEAKMPVLCTATKESNKPRYATIRGKLDSLKAEIKELTLADMADIIDTTKIGLKGSPTKVKATFTPQRTANGVNIEGDAKTMAVTLLDKLTESKIL; from the coding sequence ATGAAGATAGTTGTATGTGTAAAACAGGTTCCGGATACCACTGAGATCAAGATCGATCCGGTGAAAAATACCCTGATCCGTACCGGAGTCCCCAGCATCTTAAATCCCTTTGACCGGAATGCAGTGGAGACGGCCCTTCAGTTAAAAGACAATTACGGCGGGACTGTGACTGTGATCTCCATGGGGCCGCCCCAGGCGAAAGCGGTGTTAAGAGAAGCTCTTGCCATGGGCGCGGACGACGCGTACCTGATCACGGACCGGGCGTTCGGCGGCTCTGATACCTACGCCACCAGCTATATCTTGTCCAGCGCGATCCGCCACTTGGGCGGCTTTGATGTGGTGCTGGGCGGCAAGCAGGCCATTGACGGGGATACGGGACAGACGGCTCCCAGTATCGCAGAGCATCTGGGACTGACCCGTTTAACCTATATCCTGGATATGGAAGTAAAAGGAGACAGCGTGATCGCAAGGCGGCAGGTGGAGGAAGGCGTCGAGGTCATCGAGGCAAAGATGCCGGTGCTGTGCACGGCCACCAAGGAGAGCAACAAGCCGCGCTACGCGACCATCCGCGGAAAACTGGATTCCCTGAAAGCGGAGATCAAGGAACTGACCCTTGCAGACATGGCAGATATCATCGATACCACCAAGATCGGATTAAAAGGCTCCCCCACCAAGGTGAAGGCAACCTTTACGCCGCAGCGCACCGCAAACGGAGTGAACATTGAGGGCGATGCAAAGACGATGGCGGTGACGCTTCTTGATAAGCTGACCGAATCGAAAATCCTGTAG
- a CDS encoding acyl-CoA dehydrogenase family protein, with protein MALLYTEEQKELLALVREMAENEIKPFVQEADEKGECPRELFDWGFKMGLHMLEIPEQYGGTGLSYETTAMIFEELAKVDAGYAITFVTTFVALRNVILAGTPEQAQYFADVVKKGSFAGFALTEPNAGSDPAGIRGTAVLDGDEYVLNATKTFITNGELADIYVGFFKTTPEAGHRGISAFIIDRNTPGVSVGAHENKMGLRLSNTTDLIFENVRVPKDRMLGPEGSGFKLALNALNLSRAFVATLAVGIMQRALDESVKYAKERKQFNTPIIKFQMVQAMLADMAIKVEASRCLVNNTMKLMDAGSLVQKEGSITKTFVTDCAQEVTSNAVQVFGGYGYSKEYPVEKLMRDVKVFQIFEGTNQIQRMTIANVLDKEYK; from the coding sequence ATGGCATTATTATATACCGAGGAACAAAAAGAACTGCTTGCCCTGGTACGTGAGATGGCGGAGAACGAGATCAAGCCTTTTGTCCAGGAAGCGGATGAAAAAGGCGAGTGCCCGCGGGAACTGTTCGACTGGGGCTTTAAGATGGGGCTGCATATGCTGGAGATCCCGGAGCAGTACGGCGGAACGGGCTTAAGCTATGAGACCACGGCCATGATCTTTGAGGAGCTGGCAAAGGTAGATGCGGGATATGCGATCACCTTTGTGACCACCTTCGTTGCCCTGCGGAACGTGATCCTGGCGGGGACGCCGGAGCAGGCGCAGTATTTTGCCGACGTGGTGAAAAAGGGAAGCTTCGCAGGCTTTGCGCTGACAGAGCCGAATGCCGGTTCCGACCCGGCCGGTATCCGCGGAACCGCGGTTTTGGACGGCGACGAGTATGTGCTCAACGCGACCAAGACCTTTATCACCAACGGCGAGCTGGCGGATATCTATGTGGGATTTTTCAAGACCACCCCGGAGGCAGGCCACAGAGGGATCTCCGCATTTATCATTGACCGGAACACGCCGGGCGTATCCGTGGGAGCCCATGAAAACAAGATGGGCCTGCGCCTGTCCAACACCACGGACCTGATCTTTGAAAATGTCCGCGTGCCGAAGGACCGGATGCTGGGACCGGAAGGCTCAGGCTTTAAGCTGGCACTCAACGCCCTCAACTTATCCCGGGCGTTTGTGGCAACCCTGGCGGTGGGCATCATGCAGAGAGCGCTGGACGAATCTGTGAAGTATGCGAAGGAGAGAAAGCAGTTCAACACCCCGATCATCAAATTCCAGATGGTGCAGGCGATGTTAGCGGATATGGCGATCAAGGTGGAGGCTTCCCGCTGCCTGGTGAACAACACCATGAAGCTGATGGATGCCGGGAGCCTGGTACAGAAGGAAGGCTCCATCACCAAGACCTTCGTCACAGACTGCGCCCAGGAAGTAACCTCCAACGCCGTACAGGTTTTCGGCGGATATGGCTACAGCAAGGAATATCCGGTGGAGAAGCTGATGCGGGATGTAAAAGTGTTCCAGATCTTCGAGGGCACCAACCAGATCCAGCGCATGACCATTGCCAATGTGCTGGATAAGGAATATAAGTAA
- a CDS encoding electron transfer flavoprotein subunit alpha/FixB family protein: MSFEQYKDVWVFVECFGGVPKSVGLELLGQGRRLADGLKQKLCGVVIGKDVDAAVAAAQEAGADKIYVVQGEEYEHYSADGYGHVFLELCKKYNPNTILVGATVNGRDLGSKIAVSLRTGLTADCTALSVDEETGNVVWERPAFGGNLYAQILCGETRPQMGTVRPGAFKKPAPNPENRSEIIREDIHTDNIRTQVIEFIKACEDGGIPLADADVVVSGGRGMKNAENFTILQQLADLLGGTVGCSRAAVDSGWMPQTKQVGQTGSTVSPKLYIACGISGAVQHVAGMSESGTIVAINKDASAPIFEVADYCLVGDLFEVVPALIKELEARRQA; this comes from the coding sequence ATGAGCTTTGAACAGTATAAAGACGTATGGGTATTTGTCGAGTGCTTCGGCGGCGTGCCGAAAAGTGTGGGCCTGGAGCTTTTGGGACAGGGACGCAGGCTGGCGGACGGCTTGAAGCAGAAGCTCTGCGGCGTAGTCATCGGCAAGGATGTGGACGCGGCGGTAGCGGCGGCGCAGGAGGCCGGCGCAGATAAGATCTATGTGGTGCAGGGGGAGGAATATGAGCATTATTCCGCGGACGGATACGGCCATGTATTCCTGGAGCTGTGCAAAAAATACAACCCCAACACGATCCTGGTAGGCGCCACCGTAAACGGACGCGATTTGGGCTCCAAGATCGCGGTGAGCCTTAGGACCGGCCTGACTGCCGACTGTACGGCCTTAAGCGTGGATGAGGAGACTGGCAACGTGGTCTGGGAGCGTCCTGCTTTCGGCGGCAATCTTTACGCCCAGATCCTGTGTGGGGAGACCCGCCCGCAGATGGGCACGGTGCGGCCCGGCGCATTTAAGAAACCGGCTCCCAATCCGGAGAACCGGTCGGAGATCATCCGTGAGGACATCCATACCGACAACATCCGCACCCAGGTGATCGAGTTCATCAAGGCCTGTGAGGACGGCGGTATCCCGCTTGCAGATGCGGACGTGGTGGTTTCCGGCGGGCGCGGCATGAAGAATGCAGAGAATTTTACCATCCTGCAGCAGCTTGCCGATCTGCTTGGCGGTACTGTGGGCTGTTCCAGAGCGGCTGTGGATTCCGGCTGGATGCCGCAGACGAAGCAGGTCGGGCAGACCGGCTCCACCGTATCCCCGAAGCTCTACATCGCCTGCGGGATCTCCGGGGCTGTGCAGCACGTGGCGGGCATGAGCGAGTCCGGAACTATTGTGGCGATCAACAAGGATGCGTCCGCGCCGATCTTTGAGGTGGCAGACTATTGTCTGGTGGGCGATCTGTTTGAGGTGGTGCCTGCACTGATCAAGGAACTGGAAGCCCGCAGACAGGCGTAA
- the fadK gene encoding medium-chain fatty-acid--CoA ligase, which yields MDGIKVNERLKEQYIEKGYWTHETLLDRFYRTVERFGDREYVVDDRGNRYTYRQMDEASSVLASYLKEAGVKPHDVVSFQIPVWSEFVLIAVACMKAGAVMHPIGLSHEEADLVYGMNKTGSKLYFGVTFFKNKDYETRILSVKDQIPTLEQVVLLDGTRPAKSGCITLAQIMETRKPLPREQSGGMDGFDVALVLCTSGTTGGNKGVMLTHNNIIFSEDMFNRELGLDENDIMFMPAPLHHATGFHHGVIAPMLMGAKLVLEEKFTCQGAIDLMNRERCTYSMGATPFIYDILRHMEEQGGSLPHLKFYLCGGAPVPGYMVRKADAYGIRLCEVYGSTESVPHVFVRPDEALDLDGRTSGRAMTGVEVRVVDESGQDVPPGVTGEEISRGPNVFVGYLKDQEATDRALTDDGWFYSGDLCVSDGKGNIHIVGRKKDMIVRGGENLNSNEIDNDIEGCPGVRDHAIVGMPDERMGERICAFVVTEPGVTVTLEDMTRYMIEKHVQKRYWPERVEMTDKIPRTASGKVKKYLLLEELKRRGCE from the coding sequence ATGGACGGTATTAAAGTCAACGAGAGGCTGAAAGAGCAGTACATAGAAAAAGGCTATTGGACCCATGAGACGCTGTTAGACCGGTTTTACCGGACCGTGGAGCGCTTCGGGGACCGGGAATATGTGGTGGACGACCGTGGGAACCGTTATACATACCGGCAGATGGACGAGGCATCATCCGTCCTGGCGTCATACTTAAAAGAGGCGGGAGTGAAGCCGCATGATGTGGTTTCCTTCCAGATCCCCGTCTGGAGCGAGTTTGTGCTGATCGCTGTGGCCTGCATGAAGGCCGGGGCGGTGATGCACCCCATCGGGCTCAGCCACGAGGAGGCGGACCTGGTCTACGGGATGAATAAGACAGGCTCAAAGCTGTATTTCGGCGTCACCTTTTTTAAGAACAAGGATTATGAAACAAGGATCCTCTCTGTGAAAGACCAGATCCCGACCCTGGAACAGGTGGTCCTCCTGGACGGCACAAGACCGGCAAAAAGCGGCTGCATTACCCTGGCTCAGATCATGGAGACCAGGAAGCCGCTGCCCAGGGAACAGTCCGGCGGCATGGACGGGTTTGATGTGGCGCTGGTGCTCTGCACCTCAGGGACGACCGGAGGCAATAAGGGCGTGATGCTGACCCACAACAACATTATCTTCAGCGAGGATATGTTCAACCGGGAGCTGGGGCTTGACGAGAATGACATCATGTTCATGCCGGCGCCCCTCCACCATGCCACCGGCTTCCATCATGGGGTCATTGCCCCGATGCTTATGGGAGCGAAGCTGGTGCTGGAGGAGAAGTTCACCTGCCAGGGAGCCATCGATCTGATGAACCGGGAGAGATGCACCTATTCCATGGGGGCAACGCCGTTTATCTATGATATCCTGCGCCATATGGAAGAGCAGGGAGGCAGCCTGCCGCACTTAAAGTTCTACCTGTGCGGCGGCGCTCCGGTCCCGGGTTATATGGTGAGAAAGGCGGACGCCTACGGAATCCGCCTCTGCGAGGTCTATGGCTCCACGGAAAGCGTCCCCCACGTTTTTGTGAGGCCGGATGAGGCCCTTGATTTAGACGGGCGGACCTCCGGCAGGGCCATGACCGGCGTGGAGGTCCGGGTGGTGGACGAAAGCGGCCAGGATGTGCCGCCCGGAGTGACGGGCGAGGAGATTTCCCGCGGGCCGAATGTGTTTGTGGGATATTTAAAGGATCAGGAGGCCACGGACCGGGCGCTTACGGACGACGGCTGGTTCTACAGCGGCGATCTGTGCGTCAGCGACGGGAAGGGCAACATCCATATCGTCGGACGGAAAAAGGATATGATCGTCCGCGGCGGTGAGAACTTGAATTCCAACGAGATCGACAACGACATCGAAGGCTGTCCCGGCGTGCGGGATCATGCGATCGTAGGGATGCCCGACGAGCGGATGGGAGAGCGCATCTGCGCTTTCGTGGTGACAGAGCCGGGGGTTACGGTGACATTGGAGGATATGACCCGGTATATGATCGAAAAGCATGTGCAGAAACGCTACTGGCCGGAGCGGGTGGAGATGACGGACAAGATCCCCCGGACCGCCAGCGGCAAGGTGAAAAAATATCTGCTTTTAGAAGAATTAAAGCGCAGGGGGTGTGAGTGA
- a CDS encoding CoA transferase yields MKPLQGVRVVDLTTYLAAPTTARVLAEWGADCIKIESDKGDPARTQGAVFNMPYEDDENLAFDVANMNKKFITLNLKTEKGKEIAYKMLAEADVFVTNTRTKSLVKLGLDYDTLKEKFPKLVFAQVLGYGEFGPEKDTAGFDVTCYMARGGVFGTTVNRGDAPMIPTNGFGDFQVSLSLASGICAALYAREKTGVGDKITVSLHHAAVYALSTGVISAQYGNQYPKSRKEVPNPFNNVFRTKDGKWVVICCPEYDRDYEKIMTLIGRGDLVGNPRYIHCAEVNNNGLNHEVTDILDEAIGTFTRDELLKLFKENDLACEAAYEPVDMYTDEQVWANHIIAKIPYPSGERFMPTNPVNFKSLGVPEYHIGGSQGTHTVEIMEHLGYSEAEIADALASGAATGETKLRKLEK; encoded by the coding sequence ATGAAACCATTGCAGGGAGTCCGCGTGGTGGACTTGACAACCTATCTGGCAGCCCCGACCACAGCCCGCGTGCTGGCCGAGTGGGGCGCCGACTGCATCAAGATTGAATCCGACAAGGGAGACCCGGCGAGGACCCAGGGAGCGGTGTTCAACATGCCCTATGAGGATGATGAGAACCTGGCCTTCGACGTGGCAAACATGAACAAGAAGTTCATCACCCTGAACTTAAAAACGGAAAAAGGAAAAGAGATCGCCTATAAAATGTTAGCTGAGGCGGACGTATTTGTAACCAATACAAGGACCAAATCCTTAGTGAAGCTGGGGCTGGATTACGATACCTTAAAGGAGAAGTTTCCGAAGCTGGTCTTTGCCCAGGTGCTGGGCTACGGGGAGTTCGGGCCGGAGAAGGATACCGCCGGTTTTGACGTGACCTGCTACATGGCAAGGGGCGGCGTGTTCGGCACCACCGTGAACCGGGGCGACGCGCCCATGATCCCCACCAACGGCTTCGGCGATTTCCAGGTTTCCTTAAGCCTGGCCTCCGGCATCTGTGCGGCGCTGTACGCCAGGGAAAAGACAGGGGTGGGCGACAAGATCACCGTTTCCCTGCACCACGCGGCGGTATATGCCTTAAGCACCGGCGTCATTTCCGCCCAGTACGGGAACCAGTACCCCAAGAGCAGGAAGGAGGTCCCCAACCCGTTCAACAATGTGTTCCGCACAAAGGACGGCAAGTGGGTGGTCATCTGCTGCCCGGAATACGACCGGGATTATGAGAAGATCATGACCCTGATCGGAAGGGGGGATCTGGTGGGCAACCCGCGCTACATCCACTGCGCTGAGGTCAACAATAACGGCCTGAACCATGAAGTGACCGATATCCTGGATGAGGCGATCGGAACCTTCACCAGGGACGAACTGCTAAAGCTGTTTAAAGAAAACGACCTGGCCTGTGAGGCGGCCTATGAGCCTGTGGATATGTACACGGATGAACAGGTCTGGGCCAACCATATCATTGCAAAGATCCCGTATCCGTCGGGCGAGCGCTTCATGCCCACCAATCCGGTGAACTTTAAGTCTCTGGGAGTTCCGGAGTACCATATCGGCGGTTCCCAGGGAACCCATACCGTGGAGATCATGGAGCATTTGGGCTACAGTGAGGCGGAGATCGCGGACGCGCTTGCAAGCGGGGCGGCGACCGGGGAAACGAAGCTTAGGAAACTAGAAAAATAA